From one Thermomicrobiales bacterium genomic stretch:
- a CDS encoding EVE domain-containing protein — protein MSTHTNWIVVGSPDNFEATRALGFSVQGLKSRHRKKAETMKPGDRIIWYITGLKAFAGYATVTSEYFEDHTLIWKSKDPKRDAEDYPWRFHIEPVVVLDKQEFVEAEPIARQMAHVAKWPEANWTLAFQGNIHKIGDDDFEIIRLALDHAATAVAN, from the coding sequence ATGTCAACCCATACGAACTGGATCGTCGTCGGATCCCCCGACAATTTCGAGGCCACCCGCGCACTCGGCTTCAGCGTCCAGGGACTCAAGAGTCGCCACCGAAAGAAGGCCGAAACGATGAAGCCCGGCGATCGAATCATCTGGTACATCACCGGCCTCAAGGCGTTCGCCGGTTACGCAACCGTCACGTCCGAGTACTTTGAGGATCATACGCTCATCTGGAAGAGCAAGGATCCGAAGCGCGACGCCGAGGACTACCCCTGGCGGTTCCACATCGAGCCTGTCGTCGTGCTCGACAAGCAGGAATTCGTGGAAGCCGAACCGATCGCCCGGCAAATGGCTCATGTCGCCAAGTGGCCAGAGGCGAACTGGACGCTCGCGTTCCAGGGCAACATCCACAAAATCGGCGATGACGATTTTGAGATCATCCGGTTGGCGCTTGATCACGCAGCGACGGCCGTCGCCAACTAG
- a CDS encoding (Fe-S)-binding protein encodes MSEAIGGQFARAAAEPERLSGFSGPDAPPVDVMRACVHCGFCLPACPTYRLTLRERSSPRGRIALIKSVHEGRLSITDETFLEEMSFCLNCRACEAACPSGVRYGELVETARAQIEQVTRHSPQISLARTAAFRGAFGSTRRFRALSSTLRLYQRSGAQNVARKSGVLKLMGLQEQEALLPQMADRFVVPGQEYWPAHGTRRGTVALLAGCVMSTAYAEVDRATARVLARNGYDVVVPVGQGCCGALSVHSGDMDGGRRLARANIEAFDNPQFDAVIVNAAGCGAAMKEYGFLLRNDPAYAERAKRFSERVKDATEFLAQSGLSAEPGPLKMTVTYQDPCHLAHAQRITREPRQLLASIPGLTLVEMPESTMCCGSAGIYNLLQPETSATLLARKLDNAGKTGAATIVSANPGCMMQIAAGLRQQGVDVEVIHIMSLLDRAYAANDGPISA; translated from the coding sequence GTGAGTGAGGCAATTGGCGGCCAGTTCGCGCGCGCTGCGGCTGAGCCTGAACGGCTTTCGGGATTCTCGGGTCCCGATGCGCCGCCAGTGGATGTAATGCGCGCGTGCGTTCATTGCGGCTTCTGCCTCCCGGCTTGCCCTACCTACCGGCTGACGCTTCGGGAGCGTTCATCACCGCGCGGGCGGATTGCGCTGATCAAGTCAGTCCACGAGGGCCGTCTCAGCATCACGGATGAGACGTTTCTGGAGGAGATGTCGTTCTGCTTGAACTGTCGCGCCTGTGAGGCGGCCTGCCCATCAGGGGTGAGGTATGGTGAGTTGGTCGAGACAGCCAGGGCACAGATCGAACAGGTCACGCGGCACTCGCCGCAGATCTCGCTGGCACGAACCGCAGCATTCCGCGGCGCATTCGGCAGCACACGGCGGTTCCGCGCGCTGTCCTCCACCCTGCGGCTCTACCAGCGGAGCGGCGCACAGAATGTAGCCCGCAAGTCCGGTGTTCTGAAGCTGATGGGCCTCCAGGAACAGGAGGCGCTACTTCCGCAGATGGCGGATCGTTTTGTCGTGCCTGGGCAGGAGTACTGGCCGGCCCACGGTACTCGTCGTGGAACCGTGGCGCTATTGGCCGGCTGTGTCATGAGCACCGCCTATGCCGAGGTGGATCGTGCGACGGCGCGGGTGCTTGCGCGAAACGGCTACGACGTTGTCGTTCCAGTCGGACAGGGATGTTGTGGCGCGTTGTCGGTTCACTCTGGCGATATGGACGGTGGCCGGCGGCTGGCGCGGGCAAACATCGAGGCGTTTGACAATCCGCAATTTGACGCAGTCATCGTCAACGCTGCTGGCTGTGGGGCGGCGATGAAGGAGTACGGTTTCCTGTTGCGCAACGACCCTGCCTACGCCGAGCGCGCGAAGCGCTTCAGCGAACGAGTCAAGGACGCAACCGAGTTCCTCGCTCAGTCTGGCCTGTCGGCCGAACCGGGGCCACTCAAGATGACCGTAACCTACCAGGATCCGTGCCATCTTGCCCATGCCCAGCGCATTACCCGTGAACCTCGTCAGCTTCTTGCCTCAATACCGGGCCTGACTCTCGTGGAGATGCCGGAGTCGACGATGTGCTGTGGCAGCGCGGGCATCTACAACCTGCTTCAGCCGGAGACGTCGGCAACCCTGCTGGCGCGCAAGCTCGACAATGCCGGGAAGACCGGCGCTGCGACGATCGTATCGGCGAACCCTGGCTGCATGATGCAGATCGCGGCCGGCCTGCGCCAGCAGGGTGTCGACGTCGAGGTGATCCACATCATGTCTTTGCTCGACCGCGCCTACGCCGCGAATGACGGCCCGATCAGCGCGTGA
- a CDS encoding TMEM175 family protein: MSTGRLEAFSDGVLAIIITIMVLALKVPDGHDLAALRDTTGTALLSYILSFTYVGIYWNNHHHLFQATDRITGGVLWANLHLLFWLSLLPFTTEWMAESGFERTPVMIYGVNLMLAAIAYAVLQSGITRGEGSDSRLQRALGRDFKGTASRVLYILGLAAAALNPDGSRVGVGLAIGCFVLVAAMWLVPDRRLERVFD, encoded by the coding sequence ATGAGTACTGGACGCCTCGAAGCATTCAGTGATGGCGTCCTCGCCATCATCATCACGATCATGGTGTTGGCCCTGAAAGTCCCGGACGGGCACGATCTTGCCGCGCTTCGGGACACGACCGGGACCGCGCTTCTGTCCTACATTCTGAGCTTCACCTATGTCGGGATTTACTGGAACAACCATCACCACCTGTTCCAGGCGACGGATCGGATCACCGGCGGCGTGCTCTGGGCGAACCTGCATCTCTTGTTCTGGCTGTCGCTCCTCCCGTTCACCACCGAGTGGATGGCAGAGAGTGGCTTCGAGCGAACTCCGGTGATGATCTACGGGGTGAACCTGATGCTGGCCGCCATCGCATATGCCGTGCTGCAGTCGGGGATCACACGAGGAGAGGGATCGGATTCTCGACTCCAGCGAGCGCTGGGTCGCGATTTCAAGGGCACGGCGTCGCGGGTTCTGTACATCCTCGGGCTGGCGGCTGCCGCGCTGAATCCAGATGGCTCTCGCGTCGGTGTTGGGCTGGCCATCGGATGCTTCGTTCTCGTTGCGGCGATGTGGCTGGTCCCCGATCGCCGCCTCGAGCGAGTGTTCGACTGA
- a CDS encoding FAD-binding oxidoreductase, translating into MSSDGVADSVTIDGVLVGDVRIPESTAELSDVLREVTADGLHSAIVGGGTRLAFGNLGGPFDVAISMRKLNRVIAYEPDNMTMAVEPGCTIAQIHDVLAAERQSMALDAARPERSTIGGAYCAGMSGPRRLGGGSLKDWVIGVEVAGPDGTVAKAGGMVVKNVTGFDMMHLHYGALGAFGVVTRLNLKVFPAASASRSIELRYASAATAHSAAVALLRSQLLPASVLCWNDGDSWCVSVRCDAPEGAIDRLANRMLGLATDAATAETAVAVSDGSVALQPFTSLVELTSGDIIVRLPLVASRQTPVIHELADAGWRVCADLGSGLVYARRPAGAGVEDMRPELAGAATWLALPASLKTGRDVFGPTPEAVGPILQRLKNSFDPDRRINSGRFVLGL; encoded by the coding sequence ATGTCGTCTGATGGTGTGGCCGACTCGGTCACGATTGATGGGGTGCTGGTAGGCGATGTCCGGATCCCGGAATCGACCGCTGAGCTCAGTGACGTTCTTCGTGAGGTGACAGCCGACGGATTGCACTCGGCGATCGTTGGGGGCGGCACCCGACTCGCCTTCGGCAATCTCGGTGGGCCATTCGATGTCGCAATTTCGATGAGGAAGCTCAATCGCGTCATCGCTTACGAGCCGGATAACATGACGATGGCAGTTGAGCCGGGTTGCACGATCGCTCAGATCCACGATGTGCTGGCGGCGGAGCGTCAGTCGATGGCGCTCGATGCCGCGCGTCCCGAACGCTCGACGATCGGTGGAGCGTATTGCGCCGGGATGAGCGGGCCGCGCCGACTCGGGGGCGGATCGCTGAAAGATTGGGTGATTGGTGTCGAGGTGGCCGGGCCGGACGGAACCGTCGCGAAGGCCGGCGGGATGGTCGTCAAGAATGTCACCGGCTTCGACATGATGCACCTGCACTACGGTGCGCTCGGCGCGTTCGGAGTCGTCACCCGCCTCAACCTGAAGGTATTCCCGGCAGCTTCCGCGAGTCGCTCGATCGAGTTGCGCTATGCATCTGCGGCGACGGCGCATAGCGCCGCGGTCGCGCTGCTGAGGTCACAGCTCCTGCCAGCGTCGGTCCTGTGCTGGAACGATGGCGATAGCTGGTGTGTCAGCGTTCGGTGCGACGCTCCCGAAGGGGCGATTGATCGACTCGCGAATCGAATGCTGGGGCTTGCTACTGATGCAGCGACAGCCGAGACTGCTGTCGCGGTGTCAGACGGTTCGGTTGCGTTGCAGCCGTTCACCTCCCTCGTCGAGCTGACGAGTGGCGATATCATCGTCCGACTTCCGCTGGTTGCCTCGCGGCAGACACCGGTGATTCACGAGCTTGCTGACGCGGGCTGGAGAGTGTGCGCGGACCTCGGCTCGGGGCTCGTGTACGCGCGGCGGCCCGCGGGCGCTGGGGTTGAGGATATGCGCCCCGAGCTCGCCGGAGCGGCGACCTGGCTGGCGCTGCCGGCCAGCCTCAAGACGGGGAGAGACGTCTTTGGCCCGACACCCGAAGCAGTCGGGCCGATCTTGCAGCGACTGAAGAACAGCTTTGATCCCGATCGGCGGATCAACTCCGGCCGGTTCGTGCTTGGTCTCTAA
- a CDS encoding class I SAM-dependent methyltransferase, with translation MSRTNDAYARFAEYYDLEYDRYEDDFDLYRQFATEANGPVLELGCGSGRVLRSLEELGLPLAGIDPSPAMLARARRRLSSSTALVEASMEDLKPGLLPVPKYWLAFCAINTFLHLADADAQIAALRAVRSIVIDGGLLLLDLMAPDPHYLSSLDGRVLLEFSGTLSDGRRLDKWVTRTHDFASQTITTTVLFDTVEPGSGALTRVVDEYATRYIYRWELEHLLHRAGWEMIGLYGSYDLEPYRSESERMIALATWNDGPLTPG, from the coding sequence ATGTCGCGAACGAACGATGCATATGCCAGATTCGCTGAGTACTACGATCTCGAATACGATCGGTATGAGGACGACTTCGATCTCTATCGACAGTTCGCCACCGAAGCAAACGGCCCTGTGCTGGAGCTGGGGTGCGGAAGCGGTCGAGTGCTGCGCTCATTGGAGGAGCTTGGGTTACCGCTGGCCGGCATCGATCCCTCCCCGGCCATGCTCGCGCGTGCCCGACGTCGGCTCTCTTCCAGCACGGCGCTGGTCGAAGCCAGCATGGAGGATCTGAAGCCCGGCCTTCTACCTGTTCCAAAGTACTGGCTAGCATTCTGTGCAATCAACACGTTCCTGCACCTCGCCGATGCCGACGCTCAGATTGCTGCGCTCCGCGCTGTTCGTTCGATCGTCATCGATGGCGGGCTCCTGCTGCTCGACCTCATGGCGCCCGACCCACACTATCTGTCCAGTCTGGATGGACGCGTTCTTCTGGAGTTTAGCGGCACGCTATCCGATGGCCGACGCCTCGACAAATGGGTGACGAGAACACATGATTTCGCCAGTCAGACGATCACTACGACGGTCCTGTTCGACACCGTCGAACCTGGGAGTGGCGCGCTAACCCGAGTAGTCGATGAATACGCGACTCGCTACATTTATCGCTGGGAGCTGGAGCATCTCCTCCATCGCGCCGGTTGGGAGATGATTGGACTCTACGGATCGTATGATCTGGAGCCATACCGTTCGGAATCGGAACGCATGATCGCGTTGGCGACCTGGAACGACGGTCCGCTGACACCAGGGTGA
- a CDS encoding FAD-linked oxidase C-terminal domain-containing protein produces MITAEERAELIRALSGVVGDAHVVSDPAGLSVYQYDASDEAIAGIHQPLVAVLPATAEEVRDVARVAVACGLPIVARGAGTGLAGGAIASRGGVMIVLTRMTDIIEVNETDRYAIVEPGLINLDLSTSIADRGYFFAPDPASQRACSIGGNVANNSGGPHCLKYGVTSNHILGLEVVLPDGSLTWVGGPSAETSGYDLTGALVGSEGTLGVITKAMVRLTRTPETVSVLLASFPSMESASRAVTAIIADGILPASLEMMDALTITAVEAAFSCGYPLDAAAVLLIELDGLTETVAEHRDAVARLCSQHDAQQVRVATTKAEQDLLWLGRKAAFGTLGRLAPNYYLQDTVVPRTKLPAALDFIGYLSRNFDIQIANVFHAGDGNLHPLMLFDRYRPGQIQRVLEAGDALLAHCIDAGGSVSGEHGIGMEKKDALSLVFTTNDLAAMAGLKRSFDPRELFNPDKVFPTAFSCGELTNLKQQALEVDGMYVV; encoded by the coding sequence GTGATCACGGCTGAGGAACGAGCGGAGCTCATTCGGGCGCTCTCCGGCGTTGTCGGCGACGCGCACGTCGTGTCTGACCCTGCCGGCCTGTCGGTTTACCAGTACGACGCCTCGGATGAGGCGATCGCCGGAATCCATCAGCCGCTGGTAGCGGTTCTTCCGGCGACCGCCGAAGAGGTGCGCGACGTGGCCAGGGTCGCTGTCGCTTGTGGTTTGCCGATCGTCGCCCGAGGAGCGGGGACGGGGCTGGCCGGCGGCGCCATCGCCTCTCGTGGCGGCGTGATGATCGTCTTGACGCGGATGACGGACATCATCGAGGTGAATGAGACCGATCGCTACGCGATTGTCGAGCCCGGGCTGATCAACCTCGATCTCTCGACCTCGATTGCCGACCGAGGCTACTTCTTCGCGCCAGATCCGGCCAGTCAACGCGCCTGCTCAATTGGTGGCAATGTCGCCAATAACTCGGGCGGACCACATTGTTTGAAGTACGGCGTCACCAGTAACCATATCCTCGGCCTCGAGGTCGTGCTCCCCGACGGAAGTCTTACCTGGGTTGGCGGCCCATCGGCCGAGACATCCGGCTACGATTTGACCGGGGCGCTTGTCGGCTCGGAGGGGACGCTCGGCGTCATCACCAAAGCAATGGTTCGTCTCACGCGCACGCCGGAAACGGTGTCGGTCCTGCTGGCGTCGTTCCCTTCGATGGAGTCCGCCTCGCGGGCGGTCACAGCGATCATTGCTGACGGTATCCTGCCGGCCTCGCTTGAGATGATGGATGCCCTGACGATCACTGCCGTCGAGGCAGCGTTCAGCTGCGGCTATCCTCTTGATGCGGCGGCAGTCCTGCTCATTGAGCTTGATGGGTTGACCGAGACGGTTGCAGAGCATCGCGACGCGGTAGCCCGTTTGTGTAGTCAGCACGACGCCCAGCAGGTGCGTGTCGCAACAACGAAAGCAGAGCAGGATCTGCTCTGGCTGGGCCGGAAGGCAGCCTTTGGCACATTGGGCCGCCTCGCGCCGAACTACTATCTGCAGGATACGGTTGTGCCCAGGACGAAGCTGCCGGCGGCGCTCGATTTCATCGGCTATCTCAGCCGAAATTTTGACATCCAGATCGCCAATGTCTTCCATGCAGGAGATGGCAATCTGCACCCGCTGATGCTCTTCGATCGGTATCGACCGGGACAGATCCAACGTGTGCTGGAGGCGGGCGACGCCTTGCTGGCGCATTGCATCGACGCAGGTGGGTCCGTGAGTGGCGAGCATGGGATCGGGATGGAGAAGAAGGACGCACTCTCGCTGGTCTTTACGACCAACGACCTGGCAGCAATGGCCGGCCTCAAACGATCGTTCGATCCTCGCGAGCTGTTCAATCCCGACAAGGTTTTCCCGACCGCGTTTTCCTGTGGTGAGCTGACCAACCTGAAGCAACAGGCGCTGGAAGTGGACGGCATGTATGTCGTCTGA
- a CDS encoding pyridoxal-phosphate dependent enzyme yields the protein MSIRPTLDEIRAAAARLDGVIVRTPLVPLHSYGEPSGIFLKPEILQPVGSFKLRTVFNAVAAKTAEERSRGLSTTSAGNTAQALAWVARYFGVTARSLMPETAPESKVRAMEAYGGDPVLVPGAEVFRFMAEEGWHDEPYTFIHPWREMAGSATIGLEIVEDMPDVDSVYVPIGGGGLIGGVGSAIKALRPEIRVVGVEPEGCCAFTRSLEAGKPMTVECQTICDGVAVPLVLPDVFETLREVVDETVLVSDRDAKAAVKRLALRNKLVAEPAGGLTVAAALAADPAKRGRAVCIVSGGSINADLLAAILTDPTLD from the coding sequence GTGAGCATCCGTCCCACTCTCGACGAAATCCGCGCCGCTGCGGCGCGGCTGGATGGCGTCATTGTCCGCACGCCACTCGTTCCGTTGCATTCCTACGGCGAGCCGTCCGGCATCTTCCTCAAGCCAGAGATCTTGCAACCAGTTGGCTCATTCAAGTTGCGGACGGTGTTCAATGCCGTCGCCGCAAAGACCGCCGAGGAACGTTCCCGTGGATTGTCGACGACCAGCGCGGGGAATACCGCCCAGGCACTTGCCTGGGTAGCGCGCTACTTCGGCGTTACCGCCCGCAGCCTGATGCCAGAAACCGCGCCAGAGTCGAAGGTGCGAGCAATGGAAGCGTACGGCGGAGACCCGGTGCTTGTGCCTGGCGCCGAGGTATTCCGGTTCATGGCCGAAGAAGGCTGGCACGACGAACCGTACACCTTCATTCACCCATGGCGCGAGATGGCAGGCTCGGCAACGATCGGGCTAGAGATCGTCGAAGATATGCCGGACGTCGATAGCGTCTATGTTCCGATCGGTGGCGGCGGGTTGATCGGCGGTGTCGGCTCGGCAATCAAGGCGCTGCGACCGGAGATCCGGGTCGTCGGAGTTGAGCCGGAAGGCTGCTGCGCATTCACTCGGAGCCTGGAGGCCGGGAAGCCGATGACTGTTGAGTGTCAGACGATCTGCGACGGCGTGGCCGTGCCGCTCGTGCTACCTGATGTGTTCGAGACTCTGAGAGAAGTCGTCGATGAGACGGTGCTCGTCTCCGATCGCGACGCGAAAGCAGCCGTCAAGCGCCTGGCGTTACGAAACAAGCTGGTTGCCGAGCCGGCCGGCGGTCTAACGGTCGCGGCTGCGCTCGCCGCCGACCCCGCGAAACGCGGCCGCGCTGTCTGCATCGTCTCCGGCGGCAGCATCAACGCCGACCTCCTGGCGGCGATATTGACTGATCCGACCCTCGACTGA
- a CDS encoding dTDP-4-dehydrorhamnose 3,5-epimerase family protein, translating to MATQLIDGVEIKRLVTHADERGQLTELIRRDDPFFEGFGQCYFSVSYPGVIRGWHYHKKQTDYFTCISGMIKVPLYDMRDGSPTYGVVNEFFIGDDNRIVVKIPIGVLHGFKNVGVTPCYLVNFPTTQYDPADPDEYRVDWDSPEIPYSWDLKFT from the coding sequence ATGGCGACGCAGTTGATCGATGGAGTCGAGATCAAGCGGCTCGTCACGCACGCTGACGAACGTGGGCAGCTGACCGAGCTTATCCGACGCGACGACCCCTTTTTCGAAGGGTTCGGCCAGTGCTATTTCTCCGTCTCCTATCCGGGCGTAATCCGTGGCTGGCACTATCACAAGAAGCAGACTGACTACTTCACCTGCATCTCGGGCATGATCAAGGTGCCACTCTACGACATGCGCGATGGGTCGCCGACCTACGGGGTCGTGAACGAGTTCTTCATCGGGGACGACAATCGGATCGTGGTCAAGATCCCGATTGGCGTCCTGCACGGCTTCAAGAACGTCGGGGTGACGCCGTGCTACCTGGTCAACTTCCCGACAACGCAATACGATCCCGCCGACCCCGACGAATATCGCGTCGACTGGGATTCCCCGGAGATTCCATACTCGTGGGACCTGAAGTTCACCTGA
- the smpB gene encoding SsrA-binding protein SmpB, producing MCAKTKAKPASTPSGGEKVVTVNRKAFHDYFIEEDMETGIQLTGTEIKSIRDGRVNLRDGYARIQNGEVWLHGMHISPYEHSGAYFQHDPLRPKKLLLHRKQIDYLQKQTETAGYTLIPLRLVLRRGRAKIDLGLARGKRDFDKRQALAERDAKRQIDQALRRRD from the coding sequence ATGTGCGCGAAGACGAAAGCGAAGCCTGCCTCGACGCCTTCGGGTGGGGAGAAGGTCGTGACCGTCAATCGTAAGGCGTTTCACGACTACTTCATCGAAGAGGACATGGAAACAGGGATTCAGCTGACTGGCACGGAGATCAAGTCGATCCGCGATGGACGGGTCAATCTCCGCGACGGCTATGCGCGAATCCAGAACGGCGAGGTCTGGTTGCACGGGATGCACATCTCACCGTACGAGCACTCCGGAGCATATTTCCAGCACGATCCGCTGCGCCCCAAGAAGCTGCTGTTGCACCGTAAGCAGATTGACTACCTGCAGAAGCAGACTGAGACGGCCGGCTACACGCTCATTCCGCTGCGGCTCGTGTTGCGCCGCGGACGGGCCAAGATCGACCTCGGGCTTGCGCGCGGCAAGCGCGACTTCGACAAGCGCCAGGCGTTGGCCGAGCGCGACGCGAAGCGGCAGATCGATCAGGCCTTGCGTCGGCGCGACTAA
- a CDS encoding GAF domain-containing protein, which translates to MADIEVPPLEALQQFLDDVHLDPAANGSTSKRTAYRLGESCATSDLTIEETFELLEQNAPDVLAVLSAEALGSIVRGYVDQIVRTRGLTQRKPGRLSSHVARLAALHRINRAATSSLRLDDVLATIVEAVAETIDGEACSVFLYDEHTQALILRATKGLNPDAIGRIAIRSDAGITGLAASTRVTQMVEDAPSHPAFFTYPLVGEERYTTQVSIPLFLREPERLIGVMNIQSVDQRTFDQDELTFLETAGGELAIAIENARLYSQTDDALHRRISELNALQAVSRSLAVARRPDELHPLIAAHAASIARGDAAAIFDAPSSGSSDGGRLAATGVDDPDEVFPPAIRERVETNRSAMAVTTGPDSIVLGAPLMTAHRLLGTVLVRTRLDENHVEEKLSLFQAFADAAALALENAELYEEANSGFARASTLLQEMHHRVRNNLQTVAALLSMQARHASHPAHRATLQEAVARVQSIAAVHNLLSAENLTSATVTSIVKHVVDEASINVVPPGKRVEFEIVPSDVAATSRQATILALLVNECVTNAIEHGMSDCQVGRIRVVPRRDGDLVELRIEDDGCGLAEGFNLERDSSLGLRITRTLTTADLKGTFAIGNRPEGGAVATIRFPAAGQDIPITR; encoded by the coding sequence ATGGCCGATATCGAAGTCCCGCCACTTGAGGCGCTACAGCAGTTTCTGGACGATGTCCATCTCGATCCCGCAGCAAACGGATCGACCTCCAAGCGCACGGCCTACCGGCTTGGCGAGTCGTGCGCTACCTCCGATCTGACGATCGAGGAGACCTTCGAGCTCCTCGAGCAGAATGCCCCCGATGTGTTGGCGGTGCTGAGCGCCGAAGCGCTGGGGTCGATCGTCCGAGGGTATGTCGACCAGATCGTCCGCACCCGTGGTTTGACTCAACGCAAGCCCGGCCGGCTCTCGAGCCATGTCGCGCGGCTCGCGGCCCTGCACCGTATCAATCGCGCAGCCACGTCGAGCCTGCGGCTCGATGATGTTCTCGCGACAATAGTCGAGGCCGTTGCGGAAACGATCGACGGTGAAGCCTGCTCGGTCTTCCTCTACGACGAGCACACACAGGCGCTGATTCTGCGGGCGACGAAAGGGCTGAACCCCGACGCCATCGGTCGGATCGCGATTCGCTCCGATGCAGGGATCACCGGACTTGCCGCAAGCACCCGGGTCACTCAGATGGTCGAGGACGCGCCGTCACATCCCGCCTTCTTCACCTACCCGCTAGTCGGAGAGGAGCGATACACAACGCAAGTCTCCATTCCCCTGTTTCTACGGGAACCAGAGCGGCTCATTGGCGTGATGAACATCCAGTCGGTGGACCAGCGCACGTTCGACCAGGACGAGCTGACGTTCCTCGAAACGGCCGGCGGTGAGCTCGCGATTGCGATCGAGAATGCTCGCCTCTACAGCCAGACCGACGACGCGCTGCATCGTCGAATCTCAGAGCTCAATGCGTTGCAGGCAGTCAGCCGAAGCCTGGCGGTCGCGCGACGCCCGGACGAGCTCCATCCGCTGATTGCCGCTCACGCAGCGTCCATCGCGCGAGGTGATGCAGCGGCGATCTTCGATGCCCCATCGTCCGGCAGTTCGGATGGGGGACGCCTCGCTGCAACCGGAGTTGATGATCCCGACGAGGTGTTCCCACCAGCCATTCGCGAGCGGGTGGAGACCAATCGTAGCGCCATGGCTGTCACAACCGGTCCGGACTCCATCGTGCTCGGCGCGCCGCTGATGACGGCACATCGTCTGCTGGGCACCGTGCTCGTCCGAACGCGCCTCGACGAAAATCACGTAGAGGAGAAGTTGAGCCTGTTCCAGGCGTTTGCCGATGCCGCGGCGTTGGCGCTGGAGAACGCAGAACTCTACGAGGAGGCGAACAGCGGGTTCGCGCGGGCCTCAACTCTGCTCCAGGAGATGCACCATCGTGTGCGTAACAACTTGCAGACCGTCGCAGCGCTCCTCTCAATGCAGGCGCGCCACGCCTCGCATCCTGCGCATCGCGCAACGCTTCAGGAAGCAGTCGCTCGGGTCCAGTCGATCGCCGCCGTCCACAATCTGCTTTCGGCCGAGAACCTCACGTCGGCAACGGTGACGTCGATTGTGAAGCACGTCGTCGATGAGGCATCGATCAACGTCGTGCCGCCGGGCAAGCGCGTCGAGTTCGAGATTGTGCCGAGCGATGTCGCGGCGACTTCACGACAAGCAACTATCCTGGCGTTGCTCGTGAACGAATGCGTGACGAACGCGATCGAGCACGGGATGAGCGACTGTCAGGTCGGACGGATCCGCGTCGTCCCGCGCCGCGACGGCGACCTGGTCGAGCTCCGAATCGAAGACGATGGCTGCGGACTGGCGGAGGGCTTCAACCTCGAACGCGATAGTAGCCTCGGCCTGCGGATTACGCGCACGCTGACGACGGCTGATCTCAAGGGGACGTTCGCCATCGGCAACCGTCCGGAAGGCGGCGCGGTCGCGACGATTCGCTTTCCAGCCGCAGGCCAGGATATCCCGATCACGCGCTGA